One Gloeobacter morelensis MG652769 DNA window includes the following coding sequences:
- a CDS encoding DUF2753 domain-containing protein, producing MNPSNPPPPDPAWKACTCRANHWLQQGSHQQAEAEYRQALALAETLLQTARVQLDNAHAIHVYAISCHNLATVYTRLECDFLAEGALLAAHGAAVGTLDDIGLPHAFRWEALCALRANMFQLIDFYRGRGRKADRDAIVERSTASAVQFLSTLQPP from the coding sequence ATGAACCCTTCCAACCCTCCCCCTCCCGACCCGGCCTGGAAAGCCTGTACCTGCCGGGCGAATCACTGGTTGCAGCAGGGGAGCCACCAGCAGGCCGAAGCCGAGTACCGGCAGGCGCTGGCCCTGGCCGAGACCCTGCTGCAGACCGCCAGAGTGCAGCTGGATAACGCCCACGCCATTCATGTGTACGCGATTTCCTGCCACAACCTGGCGACAGTCTATACCAGGCTCGAATGCGACTTTCTGGCGGAAGGGGCGTTGCTCGCCGCGCACGGCGCGGCCGTCGGGACGCTCGATGACATTGGCCTGCCGCACGCGTTTCGCTGGGAAGCCCTGTGTGCTCTGCGGGCGAATATGTTTCAACTCATCGATTTCTATCGCGGCCGCGGCCGCAAAGCGGACCGCGATGCGATCGTCGAACGCTCGACCGCTTCGGCTGTCCAGTTTCTGTCGACTTTGCAGCCGCCGTGA
- a CDS encoding TonB-dependent siderophore receptor → MGGWLRNARAQKPVLAIRRSRFATSVRRVKACLPNRNACLLWTGGIVLLCAGPAAAQPLAATVSPAVPHLVELPSVSTSAAHLARQPAEPSQTQTQAQAPAQPDAEELDEVTVTGTGTYRRSNSSTATKTDTPILDTPQSIQVIPRQLIEDQGTVRVRDALRNVSGVYLSDTGGNYGEQFNVRGFRSNNYTNAFLSSIVDAFASLDTANIERIDVLKGPSSVLFGRAEPSGVINYVTKKPLATPYAAVALSAGSYNFYRTTADLSGPLTADGALAYRLNLAYEDTNSFRGVQGRRVFFAPVLEWKISPDTKLTFEAEHTRDNRAFDQGLVAVGAGVAPVPYNRLYADPKGLIFGYVTRATVVLEHRFSENLTMRSGGRYTSYLESYPRLFHGGELLADNRTLLLASQQGYNYTESITFQNDIVWKAKTGSVDHTVLFGLELGKFAQAFDAIFGFTNAIDIYQPPPYPFVPLPADTPGFSGIITTNSFGVYLQDQISFSDNLKLVLGGRYDTVSAPFLDYRTGGISPSEGQAFSPRVGLLYKPAPDVSLFANFNQSFAPSSGLSATGTPFLPTRGTGYELGAKADLLAGRLFANLALFKIAKTNVVTADPANPRFSIQTGEQESQGVEFDLSGEILPGWNVFASYAYTDAKISRDNTFPVGNRLPTAPLHGGSFWTAYRVQEGELEGWGAGAGVFVVGERVGDLANSFSVPGYTRVDAALYYRRGAINAAINFKNLFNAQYIEAANFRSGVYPGAPFTVQGTLEVRF, encoded by the coding sequence ATGGGTGGCTGGTTGCGAAATGCGCGGGCGCAGAAGCCGGTGCTCGCCATTCGGCGGTCGCGGTTTGCCACTTCCGTGCGCAGGGTGAAGGCCTGCCTGCCCAACCGCAACGCCTGCCTGCTGTGGACGGGCGGCATCGTGCTGCTGTGCGCCGGCCCTGCTGCCGCCCAGCCGTTGGCCGCGACGGTGTCCCCGGCGGTGCCCCACCTGGTCGAGTTGCCGTCCGTTTCGACCAGCGCCGCCCATCTGGCCCGGCAACCCGCCGAGCCGAGCCAAACCCAAACCCAGGCCCAGGCTCCTGCCCAACCGGACGCCGAAGAACTCGACGAGGTGACAGTGACCGGCACCGGCACCTACCGCCGCTCCAACTCCTCGACCGCCACCAAGACCGACACGCCGATTCTCGACACGCCCCAGTCAATTCAGGTGATCCCCCGCCAACTCATCGAAGATCAGGGGACCGTGCGGGTGCGCGACGCCCTGCGCAATGTCAGCGGTGTTTACCTGTCGGACACCGGCGGCAATTACGGGGAACAGTTCAATGTCCGCGGCTTTCGATCCAACAATTACACCAACGCCTTTTTGTCGAGTATTGTCGATGCGTTCGCTTCTTTAGACACCGCCAATATCGAGCGCATCGACGTGCTCAAAGGGCCGTCCTCAGTGCTGTTCGGGCGAGCGGAACCCTCAGGCGTCATCAACTATGTCACCAAAAAGCCGCTCGCCACTCCCTACGCCGCAGTCGCTCTCAGTGCGGGCAGCTACAACTTCTACCGCACCACGGCGGACCTGTCCGGTCCGCTTACTGCCGACGGGGCTCTGGCCTACCGGCTGAATCTCGCCTACGAGGACACCAACAGCTTTCGGGGTGTCCAGGGCAGAAGGGTGTTCTTCGCACCGGTATTGGAGTGGAAAATCAGCCCCGACACGAAGCTGACCTTTGAAGCGGAGCACACCCGCGACAACCGCGCTTTCGATCAGGGTTTGGTTGCGGTGGGTGCCGGTGTGGCGCCGGTGCCTTACAATCGGCTCTACGCGGATCCCAAGGGGCTGATTTTCGGGTATGTGACGCGGGCAACGGTGGTGCTGGAGCACCGTTTTTCCGAGAACCTGACGATGCGCAGCGGCGGACGGTACACCAGCTACCTCGAATCCTACCCGCGCTTGTTCCATGGTGGAGAGTTGCTGGCGGACAACCGCACGTTGTTGCTGGCCAGCCAGCAGGGGTACAACTACACAGAAAGCATCACCTTCCAGAACGATATAGTCTGGAAGGCCAAGACAGGCTCGGTGGACCACACTGTCCTTTTCGGTCTCGAACTGGGCAAATTTGCCCAAGCCTTCGATGCCATTTTCGGTTTCACCAATGCCATCGATATCTATCAGCCACCGCCCTATCCATTTGTTCCCCTCCCTGCCGATACACCGGGTTTTAGCGGTATCATCACCACCAACAGCTTTGGGGTGTATTTGCAAGACCAGATATCGTTTTCGGACAACCTCAAACTGGTGCTCGGCGGCAGATACGACACTGTCTCCGCCCCCTTTTTGGACTATAGAACGGGCGGCATCTCTCCTTCGGAAGGACAGGCTTTCTCCCCCCGGGTCGGTTTGCTCTACAAACCCGCCCCCGACGTCTCGCTGTTTGCCAACTTCAACCAGTCCTTCGCCCCTAGCTCCGGTTTGAGCGCCACCGGCACACCTTTTCTGCCCACCCGCGGCACCGGCTACGAACTCGGCGCCAAGGCCGACCTGCTCGCTGGCCGCCTGTTTGCCAACCTGGCGCTGTTCAAGATTGCCAAGACCAACGTCGTCACCGCCGATCCCGCCAACCCGCGCTTTTCGATCCAGACGGGTGAGCAAGAAAGCCAGGGTGTCGAGTTCGACCTCTCGGGGGAGATCCTGCCGGGGTGGAACGTGTTTGCTTCCTACGCCTACACCGACGCGAAGATCTCCCGGGACAACACCTTCCCCGTGGGTAACCGTTTGCCCACCGCGCCGCTGCACGGCGGCAGCTTCTGGACGGCTTACCGGGTGCAGGAGGGGGAGCTTGAAGGCTGGGGAGCGGGGGCGGGGGTGTTCGTAGTCGGTGAGCGCGTCGGGGATCTGGCCAACAGCTTTTCGGTGCCGGGCTACACGCGCGTCGATGCGGCGCTCTATTACCGGCGGGGTGCCATCAACGCGGCCATCAACTTCAAGAATCTGTTCAACGCCCAATACATCGAGGCGGCGAATTTCCGCTCCGGTGTCTATCCGGGAGCACCCTTCACAGTCCAGGGCACCCTCGAAGTGCGCTTTTGA
- a CDS encoding Uma2 family endonuclease translates to MTTLLQTTTPIDYPSGDGRPVAETFVHLYAILTTLEVLRQYLEGRQATVLANQFLYYAPGVPSSRVAPDVMVIFGVEPGGRDHYKTWEEGRVPAVIFEITSAGTRKKDQGDKKTLYALLGVQEYWLFDPKGEWIAEQLQGYRLESVVQEDGEYVHRYQSIEDGLSVPLGLRLQVEGELMGFYRLDNGQKLLIPGELAVEVRRGAERLERAEQRAAAEQQAREQAEQRATQAEQRAAELAERLRALGIDPEQV, encoded by the coding sequence ATGACCACCCTCCTGCAGACGACCACCCCCATCGACTACCCCAGCGGCGACGGACGACCCGTGGCAGAGACCTTTGTGCACCTGTATGCCATCCTCACCACCCTCGAAGTGCTCAGGCAGTACCTCGAAGGCCGGCAGGCTACGGTATTGGCCAACCAGTTTCTCTACTACGCCCCGGGGGTACCCTCTTCGCGCGTCGCTCCCGATGTGATGGTCATCTTCGGGGTCGAGCCGGGCGGTCGGGATCATTACAAGACCTGGGAAGAAGGGCGGGTACCTGCAGTGATCTTCGAGATCACCTCCGCCGGCACCCGCAAAAAAGATCAAGGCGACAAAAAGACGCTCTACGCCTTGCTTGGGGTGCAGGAGTACTGGCTATTCGATCCCAAAGGCGAGTGGATTGCCGAGCAGTTGCAAGGCTACCGGCTAGAGAGCGTCGTGCAGGAAGATGGCGAGTATGTTCACCGCTACCAGTCCATCGAGGATGGCCTGAGCGTGCCGTTGGGGTTGCGGTTGCAGGTGGAGGGGGAGTTGATGGGTTTTTATCGTCTGGACAATGGCCAGAAGCTGCTGATTCCGGGAGAGTTGGCTGTTGAGGTGCGCAGGGGTGCCGAGCGTCTGGAGCGCGCCGAACAACGAGCTGCCGCCGAGCAGCAGGCAAGAGAGCAGGCCGAACAACGGGCTACCCAGGCCGAGCAACGCGCCGCCGAACTGGCCGAACGCCTGCGCGCCTTAGGCATCGACCCGGAACAGGTCTAG
- a CDS encoding helix-turn-helix domain-containing protein — translation MTISMSEQASADLDQELLAQSQCPDPQDELDLLMRLPSWLAEGCFQEIALREGLELSILDCRLCDRLEFAYSEREGHLQFHFHLSGEHRDGSTKVGNLEYALYGAGLIPKETAICPDRYSVLEVSISMQPEVLVSFAGQNGELPPEFRHLVRPADQKYYTRVGTVLPIMQQILWQIVRCPYSGLAKRIYLEAKALEVVALVLEHEREVQQGRRVLHALQPDCVERICRAREIVLQHLDRPLSLVDLARRVGLNDCTLKRGFRRVFGKTVFGYLRDYRLEQARLLLLSGHASVAEVMQAVGFVDRGHFAAAFRKKFGVVPKDYTKAQSY, via the coding sequence GTGACCATCTCCATGTCCGAGCAAGCCTCCGCCGATTTGGACCAAGAGCTTCTTGCACAGTCACAATGCCCAGACCCGCAAGACGAACTGGATCTGCTCATGCGCCTACCGTCGTGGTTGGCCGAAGGTTGTTTTCAGGAAATTGCGTTACGCGAAGGGTTGGAGTTGTCCATCCTCGATTGTCGGCTGTGCGATCGCTTGGAATTCGCTTATTCGGAACGGGAGGGCCATCTGCAATTCCATTTCCACCTGTCGGGGGAGCACCGGGACGGCAGCACCAAGGTGGGCAACCTGGAGTACGCCCTCTACGGTGCCGGTCTGATCCCAAAGGAAACAGCAATTTGCCCGGATCGATATTCTGTTTTAGAAGTGTCCATCTCGATGCAGCCGGAAGTCTTGGTGTCCTTCGCTGGCCAGAATGGAGAACTGCCGCCGGAGTTCAGGCACCTGGTCCGCCCAGCGGACCAAAAATACTACACCCGCGTGGGAACGGTCTTGCCCATCATGCAGCAGATCCTTTGGCAAATTGTCCGCTGTCCGTACTCGGGCCTCGCCAAGCGGATCTATCTGGAAGCCAAGGCACTGGAGGTGGTGGCGCTGGTCTTGGAGCACGAGCGGGAGGTGCAGCAGGGGCGGCGTGTGCTGCACGCGCTGCAACCCGATTGCGTCGAGCGCATCTGTCGCGCCCGCGAAATCGTGCTGCAGCATCTGGATCGGCCGCTGTCTTTGGTCGATCTGGCGCGGCGGGTGGGACTGAACGATTGCACGCTCAAGCGCGGTTTCCGGCGGGTGTTCGGCAAGACGGTGTTCGGCTATCTGCGTGACTATCGGCTGGAGCAGGCGCGGCTATTGCTGCTGTCGGGCCACGCGAGCGTGGCCGAAGTGATGCAGGCGGTGGGTTTTGTCGATCGCGGCCATTTCGCGGCGGCCTTTCGCAAGAAGTTCGGGGTCGTTCCGAAAGATTACACAAAGGCGCAATCGTACTAA
- a CDS encoding methyltransferase, whose amino-acid sequence MRLEVKPEGVLESAAFLSGKLPKPMVLAMLGIGVSQALIAAVRLNVFAQLRPGPQSVGELAQTIGGDRHGLQVLLEALHGFGFLKRQGERYRLTGEAQRWLTDEGDTFALAMIRLCGDINQQLDLLEADIRTGRVPNFHFDPQSPTCLSNYQDMLKGSGHRSAPRLIEWAKLDPPPDRLLDVAGGPAQYSIAFCKQFVRLRADILDLPYAARAGEKQVAEAGLSERIRYIEGNLLETDWPVGYDVALLSHILHCLSEAQCELTLRKSFAALISGGRILVQDVYHPGAAGSPGAGDGLMSLVYYATCGGRSWPESTIRSWLKRAGFIRVRSVRKVQALLVSGEKP is encoded by the coding sequence ATGCGACTGGAAGTCAAGCCCGAGGGCGTGCTCGAATCGGCGGCGTTCCTGAGCGGCAAGTTGCCCAAGCCGATGGTGCTTGCCATGCTGGGCATCGGGGTCAGCCAGGCGCTGATTGCCGCGGTGCGGCTCAACGTGTTCGCGCAACTGCGGCCGGGACCGCAGTCGGTGGGTGAACTGGCCCAGACCATCGGCGGGGATCGCCATGGGTTGCAGGTGCTGCTCGAAGCGCTGCACGGCTTCGGATTTCTCAAGCGGCAGGGGGAGCGCTACCGGTTGACGGGAGAGGCCCAGCGCTGGCTCACCGATGAAGGCGACACCTTTGCGCTTGCGATGATCCGGCTGTGCGGCGACATTAATCAGCAGCTGGACCTGCTGGAGGCCGACATCCGCACCGGCAGGGTGCCCAATTTTCACTTCGACCCCCAGTCGCCCACCTGTTTGAGCAACTACCAGGACATGCTCAAAGGCAGCGGCCACCGGAGTGCTCCCCGGCTCATCGAATGGGCAAAGCTGGACCCACCCCCCGATCGGCTGTTGGATGTGGCGGGCGGCCCCGCCCAGTACAGCATCGCCTTTTGCAAGCAATTTGTCCGGCTGCGGGCCGACATCCTCGATTTGCCCTACGCCGCGCGCGCGGGCGAGAAGCAGGTGGCCGAAGCGGGCCTGAGCGAGCGCATCCGCTACATCGAGGGCAACCTGCTGGAGACGGACTGGCCTGTGGGCTACGACGTGGCGCTGCTGTCGCATATTTTGCACTGCCTGTCGGAGGCCCAGTGCGAACTGACCCTGCGCAAGAGCTTCGCGGCCCTGATCTCCGGCGGTCGGATTCTGGTGCAGGACGTCTATCACCCGGGGGCCGCCGGGTCACCGGGTGCGGGAGACGGGCTGATGTCGCTGGTGTATTACGCCACCTGCGGCGGGCGCAGCTGGCCGGAATCGACGATTAGAAGCTGGCTGAAGCGGGCGGGGTTTATCCGCGTGCGCTCGGTGCGCAAGGTTCAGGCGCTGTTGGTCAGCGGCGAAAAGCCTTAG
- a CDS encoding Dps family protein: MVAARHQLHQAFGMLADSPAGLERTVTGPLTEGLNGLLGSFYTLYHQYQKHHWVVEGTEFGPLHRLFEDYAAQVRGAAEAAGERLDDLGGVPAATPVRLQQLACFQPEVEDVFDCRTMLTNDLAAEQACVQLLRRLIAAAGSLGDPATEFFLRRVLLGSEQRAFHLAHYLADDSLALALPPDGAPQERL, from the coding sequence ATGGTTGCTGCCCGCCATCAGTTGCATCAGGCTTTCGGAATGCTCGCAGACAGCCCGGCGGGGTTGGAGCGCACGGTCACCGGACCGCTCACCGAGGGGCTCAACGGCTTGCTGGGGAGCTTCTATACGCTCTACCACCAGTACCAGAAGCACCACTGGGTGGTCGAAGGGACCGAGTTCGGCCCGCTGCACCGGTTGTTCGAGGACTACGCCGCCCAGGTGCGCGGCGCCGCCGAGGCGGCGGGCGAGCGCCTCGACGATCTAGGCGGGGTGCCGGCGGCTACCCCCGTTCGCCTGCAGCAGCTGGCCTGCTTCCAGCCGGAGGTCGAGGACGTGTTCGACTGCCGGACGATGCTCACCAACGATCTGGCGGCCGAGCAGGCCTGCGTGCAACTGCTGCGCCGGCTGATTGCCGCAGCGGGAAGTCTGGGAGATCCGGCCACCGAATTTTTCCTGCGGCGGGTGCTGCTGGGGAGCGAGCAGCGGGCTTTTCACCTGGCCCATTACCTGGCCGACGACAGCCTGGCGCTCGCTTTGCCGCCGGATGGCGCTCCCCAGGAGCGTTTGTAG
- a CDS encoding TIGR03118 family protein, giving the protein MGLISGPALAGPTDASCYAQRNLVSNSSAFAPQILDPLVRNAWGLSLRPAGLGGHFWVANTETGTSTTYVGDTDSTPLYQDDLKFVTVAPPPLAAEGTTATPTGQVFSGSDTDFVVSGEGITAPSRFLWVTEDGTLSGWAERTNPDGSVERMTRSVLVVDKSQQGAIYKGLAVTPYPSGNRLYAANFAQGRIEVYDGAFRPVPLIRTAAEGWIEPFAHPAAVPAGYAPFNVQFLGERVYVTYAKTTEDPNTEEQGPGLGYVAVFTPRGQYLRSLEHSERLNAPWGLAIAPEDFGSLSGALLVGNFGDGTIVAFDRQSGRQVGYLSGPDRQSVKVDGLWGLTFGNGESLGRANYLYFAAGPNDEQDGLFGSLNAVSCTAGGA; this is encoded by the coding sequence ATGGGCTTGATATCGGGTCCGGCTCTGGCCGGGCCGACCGACGCCAGTTGCTACGCCCAGCGCAATCTGGTGTCCAACAGCTCGGCCTTTGCGCCGCAGATACTCGATCCGCTGGTGCGCAACGCCTGGGGTCTGTCGCTGCGGCCGGCCGGGCTCGGGGGCCATTTCTGGGTGGCTAACACCGAAACCGGCACTTCCACGACCTATGTCGGCGACACGGATAGTACACCGCTCTACCAGGACGATCTGAAATTCGTGACCGTGGCGCCGCCGCCGCTCGCCGCCGAGGGCACGACCGCCACGCCCACCGGCCAGGTCTTCAGCGGCTCGGATACGGACTTTGTCGTCTCCGGCGAGGGTATCACCGCCCCCAGCCGCTTCCTATGGGTGACCGAGGACGGCACCCTCTCCGGTTGGGCGGAGCGAACCAACCCGGACGGCTCGGTCGAGCGGATGACCCGCTCGGTGCTGGTGGTGGACAAATCACAGCAAGGCGCCATCTACAAGGGATTGGCGGTGACTCCCTACCCGAGCGGCAACCGCCTGTACGCCGCCAATTTTGCCCAGGGGCGCATCGAAGTCTACGACGGCGCCTTCCGGCCCGTTCCGCTGATTCGGACCGCTGCGGAGGGTTGGATCGAGCCCTTTGCCCACCCGGCGGCGGTACCGGCCGGGTACGCGCCGTTCAACGTCCAGTTTTTGGGCGAGCGGGTCTACGTCACCTACGCCAAGACCACCGAAGATCCGAACACCGAGGAGCAAGGCCCCGGCCTGGGGTACGTGGCGGTCTTTACCCCCCGCGGTCAGTATCTGCGCTCGCTGGAGCACAGCGAGCGCCTCAACGCCCCCTGGGGGCTGGCCATCGCCCCGGAAGACTTCGGCAGCCTCAGCGGCGCGTTGCTGGTGGGCAACTTCGGCGACGGCACAATCGTCGCCTTCGACCGCCAGAGCGGCCGGCAGGTGGGTTACTTGAGCGGGCCGGACCGTCAGTCGGTCAAAGTTGACGGTCTGTGGGGGCTCACCTTCGGCAACGGCGAATCGCTGGGTCGAGCGAACTATCTCTACTTTGCCGCCGGACCCAACGACGAGCAGGACGGTCTATTTGGCAGCCTCAACGCGGTGTCCTGCACTGCGGGCGGTGCCTGA
- a CDS encoding TonB-dependent siderophore receptor, which produces MGSARCISRCAALAVLGGATIVGGGCQLLAAPANLESAPAQIARKVDLQGAAQTQARGLLGGELAQVEPAKPAEQPSPAAAQDEAPKDAEDLEEVTVFGSSTYRRTRSSTATKTDTPILDTPQSIQVIPRQVIEDQGSVRMRDVLRNVSGLYLNNNYSNYSESFNIRGFNASQFTNAFSTSKFDSFNAVDTTNIERIEVLKGPSSVLFGQAEPAGVINYVTKRPLLQPYAAVGFTAGSYDFYRTTLDLSGPLTAGGTLAYRLTTAYEDANTFRGTQGRRVFFSPVLEWKVSPDTTLSFELIHSRDNRPFELGIPAVGTGVAPVPYNRLFADPKGLLFSNSNRAIAVLEHRFAENLTMRSAGRYASYIENSSRLIYSAGLLEDNRSLQLAVDRQEYYFESFGLQNDLIWKAKTGSVDHTVLFGLELGKSLQAGYGSFGLANVIDIYQPPPYVFEPAVESLRSPFGFRNAISFFGVYLQDQISFSDDFKLVLGGRYDTASAPNTDPITGAITPSEGQAFSPRVGLLYKPAANISLFANFNQSFAPSTGRSAAGTPFLPTRGTGYEIGAKADLLQGRLFANLALFKIAKTNVVTIDPTNPRFSIQVGEQESQGIEFDITGEILPGWNVVATYAYTDAKISRDNTYPVGNRLPTAPLHGGSLWTTYRIGEGSLEGWGAGAGVFAVGERFGDLDNSFSVPGYTRVDAALYYRLGALNAAVNFKNLFNAQFIESAVSRNGITPGAPFVVQGTLEVRF; this is translated from the coding sequence ATGGGGAGTGCTCGTTGTATCAGCCGTTGCGCCGCTTTGGCGGTGCTGGGTGGGGCGACAATCGTTGGGGGAGGCTGTCAGCTACTTGCTGCACCGGCGAACCTAGAGAGCGCACCGGCACAGATCGCGCGCAAGGTGGATCTGCAGGGGGCGGCGCAGACGCAGGCCAGGGGGTTGCTTGGGGGTGAACTGGCCCAGGTCGAACCGGCAAAGCCCGCCGAGCAACCATCGCCGGCTGCGGCCCAGGATGAAGCCCCAAAGGATGCGGAGGATCTTGAGGAGGTGACGGTCTTCGGCAGCAGCACCTACCGGCGCACGCGCTCCTCGACCGCCACCAAGACTGACACGCCGATTCTCGATACGCCCCAATCGATCCAGGTGATTCCCCGGCAAGTCATCGAAGATCAAGGGTCTGTGCGCATGCGCGACGTGCTGCGCAACGTCAGCGGTCTCTATCTGAACAACAACTACAGCAATTACAGCGAATCGTTCAACATCCGCGGCTTTAACGCAAGCCAGTTCACCAATGCCTTTTCGACGAGCAAGTTCGACTCGTTCAACGCCGTCGACACCACGAACATCGAGCGCATCGAGGTGCTCAAGGGGCCGTCCTCGGTGCTCTTTGGCCAGGCCGAACCGGCGGGCGTGATCAACTACGTCACCAAAAGGCCCCTCCTGCAACCCTACGCCGCCGTCGGCTTCACCGCCGGCAGCTATGACTTCTACCGCACGACGCTGGATCTGTCCGGGCCGCTCACCGCGGGCGGCACCCTGGCCTACCGCCTGACTACCGCCTACGAAGACGCCAATACTTTTCGTGGCACCCAGGGTCGGCGGGTGTTCTTCTCGCCGGTGCTGGAGTGGAAAGTCAGTCCCGACACGACGCTAAGCTTCGAGTTGATCCACAGCCGCGACAACCGTCCATTTGAACTCGGCATTCCGGCGGTGGGCACCGGGGTGGCGCCGGTGCCGTACAACCGGCTCTTTGCCGATCCCAAGGGATTGCTGTTTAGCAATTCGAACCGGGCCATCGCGGTGCTGGAGCACCGGTTCGCGGAGAATCTGACCATGCGCAGCGCGGGGCGCTACGCCAGCTATATCGAAAACTCCTCAAGATTGATCTATAGCGCAGGGCTGCTGGAAGACAACCGCTCGTTGCAGCTGGCGGTCGACCGGCAGGAGTATTACTTCGAATCTTTCGGCCTCCAAAACGACCTGATCTGGAAGGCAAAGACGGGCTCGGTCGACCACACGGTCCTGTTCGGCCTCGAACTGGGCAAGTCTCTCCAGGCGGGGTACGGAAGCTTTGGCCTGGCGAATGTCATCGATATCTATCAGCCCCCTCCCTACGTGTTCGAGCCTGCCGTGGAATCGCTGCGTTCTCCTTTCGGTTTCAGGAACGCCATCAGCTTTTTCGGGGTGTATCTGCAGGATCAGATCTCCTTTTCGGACGACTTCAAGCTGGTGCTGGGCGGTCGTTACGACACCGCCTCAGCGCCCAATACGGATCCGATAACGGGTGCGATAACCCCTTCGGAAGGGCAGGCTTTCTCCCCCCGGGTCGGTCTCTTGTACAAACCCGCCGCCAACATCTCGCTGTTTGCCAACTTCAACCAGTCTTTTGCACCTTCCACCGGCAGGAGTGCCGCAGGCACACCCTTTTTGCCCACCCGCGGCACCGGCTACGAAATCGGCGCCAAGGCCGATTTGCTGCAGGGCCGCCTGTTCGCCAACCTGGCGCTGTTCAAGATCGCCAAGACCAACGTCGTGACCATCGACCCGACCAACCCCCGCTTTTCGATCCAGGTGGGCGAGCAGGAGAGTCAGGGCATCGAGTTCGATATCACCGGCGAGATCCTGCCGGGCTGGAACGTGGTGGCCACTTACGCCTACACCGACGCGAAGATCTCCCGGGACAACACCTACCCGGTGGGCAACCGCCTGCCCACCGCGCCGCTGCACGGCGGCAGTCTCTGGACGACCTACCGCATCGGGGAGGGGTCGCTGGAAGGCTGGGGAGCCGGAGCGGGGGTGTTTGCGGTGGGCGAAAGATTCGGGGATCTCGACAACAGCTTTTCGGTACCCGGTTACACGCGCGTCGATGCGGCGCTCTACTACCGGCTTGGCGCGCTCAACGCGGCCGTCAACTTCAAGAACCTGTTCAACGCCCAGTTCATCGAGTCGGCCGTCTCTCGAAACGGTATCACTCCGGGAGCGCCCTTCGTGGTGCAGGGTACCCTCGAAGTGCGCTTTTGA
- a CDS encoding superoxide dismutase has product MSFELPPLPYANDALEPYIDAQTMQIHHQMHHGTYVNKLNAALEGHPELQSKTLDALMRELSALPPPVRSAVRNHGGGHYNHSIFWTLMAPNAGGEPTGAIAAAIGDLFGDFENFKRRFNDAGTNHFGSGFVWLVRTGEGKLEIVSLPNQDNPLSDGHFPILCNDVWEHAYYLKYQSRRAEYLKQWWNTVNWEIVNHRLAAAAHQPVTGAG; this is encoded by the coding sequence ATGTCCTTCGAGTTACCGCCCCTGCCCTACGCCAACGACGCGCTCGAGCCGTATATCGACGCCCAGACGATGCAGATCCACCACCAGATGCACCACGGCACCTACGTCAACAAGCTCAACGCGGCGCTGGAGGGCCATCCCGAGTTGCAAAGCAAAACCCTCGACGCGCTGATGCGCGAGTTGTCCGCTTTGCCGCCGCCGGTGCGCAGCGCTGTGCGCAACCACGGCGGCGGCCACTATAACCATTCGATTTTCTGGACGCTGATGGCCCCCAACGCCGGGGGCGAACCGACCGGCGCCATCGCCGCAGCGATCGGCGATCTGTTTGGCGATTTTGAGAATTTTAAGCGGCGCTTCAACGACGCGGGCACGAACCATTTCGGCAGCGGCTTCGTCTGGCTGGTGCGCACAGGCGAAGGCAAACTGGAGATCGTGAGCCTGCCCAACCAGGACAACCCGCTCAGCGACGGGCACTTTCCCATCTTGTGCAACGACGTCTGGGAGCACGCCTACTATCTCAAGTACCAGAGCCGCCGCGCCGAGTACCTCAAACAGTGGTGGAACACCGTCAATTGGGAAATTGTCAACCACCGCCTGGCGGCGGCGGCGCACCAGCCGGTTACGGGCGCGGGCTAG